The DNA window CGGTCGTAGAAGTCGAGCGAGATGTCCTTCAGGCTGCGGAAATCGCCGTAGAAGAAGTTGAGGTTCTTGACCGCGATGCGCACCGGCGCGCCGGTATCGGCCGCGGCCGCATTGCCGATGGCGCTGCTCGTGTTGAGGGCGATGGTGCTCATCGGGCTTTATCCTTGTTCAGGAGGAGGCGCGCCACGATGGACAGCGCCAGGATCGACAGGGTGATGATGAGGGCGCCGGCCCAAGCCAGCTCGCGCCAGTTCTCGTATGGCGAGAGCGCAAACTGGAAGATCATGACCGGCAGGTTCGAGACGCCGCCCATCAGGGTCGGGCTGAACCAGAAATTGTTGTTGAGCGCAGTGAAGAGCAGGGGCGCCGTCTCGCCGGCGATGCGGGCGGTCGCGAGCAGCACGCCCGTGACCATGCCGGCGCGGGCCGCCTTCCAGCTGATCTTGATGATGACCGTCGACATCGGGGCCCCGAGCGCCGCCCCGGCCTCGCGCAGAGAACCGGGCACGAGGCGCAGCATGTCCTCGGTGGTGCGCACGATGACGGGAACCGCGATGATGGCGAGCGCCACGCCGCCGGCCCATCCGGAATAGCCGCCCATCGGCTGCACCATGAGCATGTAGACGAAGAGGCCGATGAGGATGCTGGGCGCGGCGAGCAGGATGTCGTTCACGAAGCGGATGATCTCGGCAAGCTTCGAACCCTTGCCGTATTCGGCGAGATACGTGCCGGCCAGCACGCCGACGGGCGTGGCCACCACGATGCCGAGAACGGTCAGGATCAGGCTGCCGACGATAGCATTGGCAATGCCGCCGCCCTGGCTTCCGGGACCGGGCGTCGTCTGCGTGAACACGGCAGGCGAGAGACCGCCGATGCCCTCGACGAGAAGCATGAGCAGGATCCAGCCGAGGACGAAAGCGCCCAGGACGGTAAAGAGCGTGCAGATGATCTTGAGGGCCTGGTCGGCCACATGGCGGCTGCGGCGCACCCGGCCCCAAGGGGCCGGAGCG is part of the Microvirga terrae genome and encodes:
- the pstA gene encoding phosphate ABC transporter permease PstA, with translation MDTALQTRTPAKPSTTAPAPWGRVRRSRHVADQALKIICTLFTVLGAFVLGWILLMLLVEGIGGLSPAVFTQTTPGPGSQGGGIANAIVGSLILTVLGIVVATPVGVLAGTYLAEYGKGSKLAEIIRFVNDILLAAPSILIGLFVYMLMVQPMGGYSGWAGGVALAIIAVPVIVRTTEDMLRLVPGSLREAGAALGAPMSTVIIKISWKAARAGMVTGVLLATARIAGETAPLLFTALNNNFWFSPTLMGGVSNLPVMIFQFALSPYENWRELAWAGALIITLSILALSIVARLLLNKDKAR